One window of Chionomys nivalis chromosome 10, mChiNiv1.1, whole genome shotgun sequence genomic DNA carries:
- the LOC130882253 gene encoding acyl-coenzyme A thioesterase 5-like, with protein sequence MDARPTARDLPETDQDGSTAGQAPLRTRVELPKTSGSSSSPSIMATLSLEPAGRSCWDEPLSIAVRGLAPEQPVTLRAALRDERGALFRSHARYRADPHGELDLARAPALGGSFAGLEPMGLLWAMEPDRPLWRLIKRDVQTPFVVELEVLDGHEPDGGRLLARAVHERHFMAPGVRRVPVREGRVRATLFLPPGNGTFPGIIDLFGVGGGLLEYRASLLAGKGFAVLALAYYNYDDLPKGMHTFHLEYFEEAVNYLLSHPQVKGPGIGLLGISKGADLCLSMASFLKGITAAVIINGSMANAVGTLHYKDETLPPLSINMNRIRVTNDGLRDILEVLNCPLEGPDQKSIIPVERSDATFLFLVGQDDRTWKSEFFANEISKCLQAHGKEKPQIICYPEAGHYIEPPFFPWCKASLHASFNMPVLYGGQPRAHAMAQVDAWQNLQTFFHKHLGAEARTIPAKL encoded by the exons ATGGACG CGCGACCGACGGCTCGGGATCTCCCAGAGACCGACCAGGACGGCTCCACAGCAGGCCAGGCTCCGCTCCGGACTCGCGTGGAGCTCCCCAAGACCTCCGGCTCCAGCTCCAGTCCTAGCATAATGGCAACGCTGAGCCTGGAGCCCGCGGGCCGCAGCTGCTGGGACGAGCCGCTGAGCATCGCCGTGCGCGGCCTGGCCCCCGAGCAGCCCGTCACGCTGCGAGCCGCCCTGCGCGACGAGAGAGGCGCGCTCTTCCGCTCCCACGCGCGCTACCGCGCCGACCCCCACGGCGAGCTGGACCTGGCGCGCGCGCCCGCGCTGGGCGGCAGCTTCGCGGGGCTCGAGCCCATGGGGCTGCTCTGGGCTATGGAGCCCGATCGGCCGCTCTGGCGCCTGATCAAGCGCGACGTGCAGACGCCCTTCGTGGTGGAGCTGGAGGTGCTGGACGGCCACGAGCCCGACGGCGGGCGGCTGCTGGCGCGGGCGGTGCACGAGCGCCACTTCATGGCTCCCGGGGTGCGGCGCGTGCCCGTGCGCGAGGGCCGTGTGCGCGCCacgctcttcctgcctccag gAAATGGAACTTTTCCTGGGATCATAGACCTTTTCGGAGTTGGAGGTGGCCTTCTGGAGTATCGAGCAAGTCTGCTGGCTGGGAAGGGCTTTGCTGTCCTGGCTCTGGCTTATTATAACTACGATGACCTCCCCAAGGGCATGCACACATTCCACCTGGAGTACTTTGAGGAAGCTGTGAACTACCTGCTCAGTCACCCTCAG gTCAAGGGACCAGGAATTGGCCTGCTGGGGATTTCCAAAGGGGCTGACCTCTgcctctccatggcctctttcCTGAAAGGCATTACAGCGGCTGTCATAATCAATGGCTCTATGGCCAATGCTGTTGGAACATTGCACTACAAGGATGAGACCCTGCCGCCTTTGAGCATTAACATGAATCGAATCAGAGTGACCAATGATGGCCTTAGAGATATTTTGGAAGTCCTGAATTGCCCTTTAGAAGGCCCTGACCAGAAGAGCATCATCCCTGTGGAAAGGTCTGACGCCACCTTCCTGTTCCTTGTGGGTCAGGATGACCGCACCTGGAAGAGTGAATTCTTTGCTAATGAGATCTCCAAATGCTTACAGGCCCATGGGAAGGAGAAGCCTCAGATCATCTGCTACCCAGAAGCAGGGCACTATATTGAgccccctttcttcccttggtGCAAGGCTTCCTTACATGCCAGTTTTAACATGCCTGTCCTCTATGGAGGACAGCCCAGGGCTCATGCCATGGCCCAGGTGGACGCATGGCAGAATCTCCAGACTTTCTTCCACAAACATTTGGGTGCTGAAGCGAGGACAATCCCAGcaaaactgtga